ATACTGTCTGCCATTATTTGATAATAAAGATAAAATTCCGTACAAAAAGTAAAACAGATTACTTCTTCTCAAACTTAAGCTCGAAGTCCTCATACTCCTTGGTCAAAACGGGACGGAAGGTGTGTTTGTCGAGGAGCATGGAGTAGATGATGTGAGAGAGGTAAAGACCTGGTTGCTGCCGGAACTGCTCGTAGTAGCGGCAATAGGTATCGGCACTCTCAAAACTATAGCCTCCGGCTGTGAAGAAGTGAAATACAATGCGTTTCTCAATGATGTTGGTGATATAGTACATATCATCAACGCTCACATAACTCTTGTTCTTAGGGTTGACCCAATCGAGTTCTTCGAGTGGATAAATGGCGATAGCATTGCCGATGGTGTCGTCACCACAGAAGCTACAATCGGCATCCTTGACGAAGATGCTGCCATGGATATCCTTCTGGAGAATTGTCTGGTAGATGGTATCAGGTTGCGAGGTGGTAGGCTGGTCGAGGACTACAATCTCGGCATTGGTGATGCCATTAATACGGAACTGGAGAATGAGGCGCTCAGTAAGGGCATACTTCTCATCGAGATGACGGAGGATAGTGATGTAGATGTGATCGTATCGTGAGAGGTTGAGACTCTTGAGGGCTCGTATGCAATGCATAACGCCATCTTCGGCAATGAGGAAGACGCGAGGGAGACGGGTTTTGTACTCACTCTTATCTGCCGCTATCGGCATGATAAGCGTTCGTTCTGGAGAAGGGTTGTCGTTGGTACATTTCTCGTTTTTCATTTCTCCATTCTCGTTACCTTCACATCCTTTCCCATTTCCCGTTTCTCCTTCAACGCTCGAGAGAAGGTCATTGAGTACTTGAACCAAATACGAGATGACCTTCTCCTCGTGTGCATACGGCAGAATACGGAGAATGTTCATGAGCTGCATGACGCGATAGTTGTCGGTGTACCATTGGTACTTGCAGGTAAAGTACTGGTCGATCTCTCGGTCTATCTTGTCACACACGATACGGAGGCGGACAGCATCATACTTCTTGGTGTACATGAGTTGTGACCAGCGGTAAGCAGTATCCTGACGTATCTTGACGATGTCCTGAAGAGGAGTCTCAATGAAGGAGTCAAGGAAGTCGATGAGGTAGTAGTTGTTACCGTTGAAGAGGATGTTGCTGAAGGTGAGGTCGCCATGGCATACGCCCACAGGGATAGTCATCTCCTTGAGATTGTCGAAGACGGTTTGACAACGAGTCATAAGATCTGCCATTGCAGGGTTCAAACGGTTCAAGCCGTTTTGGTTTTCGTTGTAAAGTGGATTGGATTCCACTTTAGTTCTGATATCCGCAAACTTCTTCTGGAAGACGGCGGGAGAGACCTTCTGGAATTCGCTCTTGGAGATTTCGTGCTCTACGAAGTACTCCAAAGCGCCAATGAGGTAATCGACCTGCTCAAAGCCTGCCTGTTCAAAGAACTCTATGAAGTTCTTGGAATAGACATACTGCATCTTGATGATGGTGGTGTCGAGATTCTCCTGCAGCTCGTACACTTTAGGTACACGGATGTGCTGGTACTCCACATCTGCAGCAGCCATCTGCTTTTTGGCTTGCAATGCGAGACGTTGCAGATACTTGGGATCTGCTGTCGATTTATAAACGTAGATTCCTCCGTCTTCATTGACCACATCAATCTGACAGCCGGAATGACCTCTAACTTCTATTTCCATAGTTATAACTTTTACATTTCTTATTCAGTAAACCAGTCGGTGGTAACGGGAATATACTTAGCACCACTGGCTTTGGCTGCTTGGAAACCTACAGGTGAGTCCTCGAAAATGAGAACCTCCTCGGGCTTTACTTCAAGAGCATCCATTGCTTTGAGGTATATCTCTGGTGAGGGTTTGCCTTGCTTGACATCGACTCCGGCATAGATGAGGTCGAAGTGATGAGCAATACCCAGGTAGTTGACAGCATTCATAAGGTTTTCCTTACGAGCTGTAGAGGCAATTGCGGTCTTGGCTCCCATCTGATGGAAGGTGGCAATGAACTCAATGAGTTTTGTGTTGGGAATAAGGTGGCTGAAGT
The DNA window shown above is from Bacteroides faecium and carries:
- a CDS encoding phosphotransferase codes for the protein MEIEVRGHSGCQIDVVNEDGGIYVYKSTADPKYLQRLALQAKKQMAAADVEYQHIRVPKVYELQENLDTTIIKMQYVYSKNFIEFFEQAGFEQVDYLIGALEYFVEHEISKSEFQKVSPAVFQKKFADIRTKVESNPLYNENQNGLNRLNPAMADLMTRCQTVFDNLKEMTIPVGVCHGDLTFSNILFNGNNYYLIDFLDSFIETPLQDIVKIRQDTAYRWSQLMYTKKYDAVRLRIVCDKIDREIDQYFTCKYQWYTDNYRVMQLMNILRILPYAHEEKVISYLVQVLNDLLSSVEGETGNGKGCEGNENGEMKNEKCTNDNPSPERTLIMPIAADKSEYKTRLPRVFLIAEDGVMHCIRALKSLNLSRYDHIYITILRHLDEKYALTERLILQFRINGITNAEIVVLDQPTTSQPDTIYQTILQKDIHGSIFVKDADCSFCGDDTIGNAIAIYPLEELDWVNPKNKSYVSVDDMYYITNIIEKRIVFHFFTAGGYSFESADTYCRYYEQFRQQPGLYLSHIIYSMLLDKHTFRPVLTKEYEDFELKFEKK
- a CDS encoding HAD family hydrolase; translation: MIKAIITDFDGTLVDTFEANLRAYQEAFHQVGITLTAEKYRECFGYRFDRFMLAMAVTDETIANQINELKKEAYPQHFSHLIPNTKLIEFIATFHQMGAKTAIASTARKENLMNAVNYLGIAHHFDLIYAGVDVKQGKPSPEIYLKAMDALEVKPEEVLIFEDSPVGFQAAKASGAKYIPVTTDWFTE